One part of the Syngnathus acus chromosome 17, fSynAcu1.2, whole genome shotgun sequence genome encodes these proteins:
- the LOC119137393 gene encoding dnaJ homolog subfamily C member 5-like yields the protein MFHGLTREQEQEKPQEPEAGEHTGDGVRMSDGRQRAMSASGESLYVLLGVDAGCSHDDIRKSYRKLALRYHPDKNPDDPEAAEKFKELNAAHAVLSDPGKRNIYDAYGSLGLYVAQQFGEDNVKAYFTLTTWWAKALFALCGLLTGFYCCCCLCCCCDCCCGRLKAAAPPDDQEAAEPYGDVQQQDDEDQEDREEMELHPPKDVKAAIVQPPNIASEKTQLISDGRRKYGDTYT from the exons ATGTTTCATGGACTCACACGCGAGCAGGAGCAGGAGAAGCCACAAGAACCTGAAGCGGGCGAGCACACAG GTGATGGTGTCAGGATGTCGGACGGCAGGCAGCGAGCCATGTCGGCGTCGGGCGAGTCTCTGTACGTACTCCTGGGCGTGGACGCGGGATGCAGCCACGATGACATCAGGAAGTCCTACAG GAAGCTGGCGCTGCGTTACCATCCGGACAAGAACCCGGACGACCCCGAGGCGGCGGAGAAGTTCAAGGAGTTGAACGCGGCCCACGCCGTCCTGTCCGACCCCGGCAAAAGGAACATCTACGACGCTTACGGTTCCCTGGGGCTCTACGTGGCTCAGCAGTTTGGGGAAGACAACGTCAAGGCCTACTTCACGCTCACCACCTGGTGGGCCAAG GCCTTGTTTGCGCTGTGCGGGCTGCTAACGGGCttctactgctgctgctgcttgtgctgctgctgcgatTGCTGCTGCGGGCGCCTCAAAGCCGCCGCGCCCCCCGACGACCAGGAGGCGGCGGAACCCTACGGCGACGTGCAGCAGCAGGATGACGAAGACCAGGAGGACCGGGAGGAGATGGAGCTACACCCACCCAAAG ACGTGAAGGCGGCAATCGTCCAGCCGCCAAACATCGCCAGCGAGAAAACGCAACTCATCTCGGACGGGCGGCGCAAATATGGAGACACCTACACATGA
- the LOC119137394 gene encoding E3 ubiquitin-protein ligase TRIM63-like gives MESLEKQLICPICLEMFSKPVVILPCQHNLCRKCANDIFQAANPYLTSRGSSTMSSGGRFRCPSCRHEVLLDRHGVYGLQRNLLVENIIDMCKQGNSCKATIPVEEAQHPVCEHHEKEKINIYCLSCSVPTCSLCKVFGAHKDCQVAQLDVVFAKQKAELSECISLLVAASERIRAVMGQLDDTCRAVDDNGRHQKSKVCESFDHLFAILEERKGQLNARIGAEQQEKLDYIAGLRREYSQQQENAAKLLENAINIMDHAEMAVFLQDSKPLLQKMAAGSDTSKLEKVQSGYEKMEHFRANIKRQKRALMAVNFVKLDGNNAGANKEDKVAEGSASKMGGSALAPSGNHRPALQLPLEVPLPLTGAPPPDSQAVPPPAPSAPKPAPQAASDAEDANKHVFSFSWLNH, from the exons ATGGAGAGCCTGGAGAAGCAGCTTATCTGTCCCATCTGCTTGGAGATGTTCTCCAAGCCTGTGGTCATCCTTCCGTGTCAGCACAATCTGTGTCGCAAGTGTGCCAACGACATCTTCCAG GCAGCCAACCCTTACCTGACCTCCAGAGGTAGTTCCACAATGTCCTCCGGCGGTCGCTTCCGTTGCCCGTCATGCCGCCACGAGGTTCTTCTGGATCGCCACGGCGTCTATGGACTGCAAAGGAACCTGCTGGTGGAGAACATCATTGACATGTGCAAACAAGGGAATAGCTG CAAGGCGACAATTCCTGTGGAGGAGGCGCAACATCCCGTGTGCGAACATCACGAGAAAGAGAAGATCAACATCTACTGCCTGAGCTGCAGCGTCCCCACTTGTTCCCTCTGCAAAGTCTTCGGAGCACACAAAGACTGCCAGGTGGCACAACTCGACGTCGTCTTCGCCAAACAGAAG GCCGAGCTGAGCGAGTGCATCTCGCTACTGGTGGCCGCCAGCGAGAGGATCCGGGCCGTCATGGGGCAGCTGGACGACACGTGCCGTGCAGTGGAT GATAACGGTCGCCACCAAAAGTCCAAGGTGTGCGAGTCCTTTGACCACCTCTTCGCCATTCTGGAGGAACGAAAAGGCCAGCTAAACGCCCGCATCGGCGCCGAGCAACAGGAAAAATTGGACTACATTGCGGGGCTGCGGAGGGAGTACAGCCAACAACAGGAGAACGCCGCCAAGCTCCTGGAGAATGCCATCAACATCATGGATCACGCCGAGATGGCCGTCTTTCTGCAG GACAGCAAACCGCTGCTGCAAAA GATGGCGGCGGGAAGCGACACGTCAAAGCTGGAAAAAGTCCAGTCGGGATATGAGAAGATGGAGCACTTTCGCGCTAACATTAAGCGCCAGAAGAGGGCGCTGATGGCTGTCAACTTTGTCAAAT TGGATGGCAACAATGCCGGCGCCAACAAAGAAGACAAGGTTGCTGAGGGTAGTGCATCCAAAATGGGCGGATCTGCGCTGGCACCCTCGGGCAATCATCGGCCTGCTTTGCAGTTACCCTTGGAGGTCCCGCTCCCTCTGACCGGGGCTCCTCCTCCGGACAGCCAGGCCGTGCCCCCTCCGGCCCCATCTGCACCAAAGCCCGCCCCGCAG GCGGCGTCCGACGCTGAGGatgcaaacaaacacgttTTCTCCTTCAGCTGGCTCAACCACTAG
- the LOC119137480 gene encoding dynein heavy chain 17, axonemal-like produces the protein MTTRTGQDAMASPRAATCHVAADGAGHTLSSRDRETCDVKLLHACELVIIEWAGLVSELLQRNPAQALLDGLKPPPSEEFNFWSNRLRNLELILQQMSSDSAQQVASLLQSAQGAYSATLKEIHADVQKGKKEPPTRNRAGLELTCQPSGLAEAQDANDNLAPLQHQVEELEQLDYPQLKDNMAVVMEKVHQVWIRSRFHCKPCWIVVLLEEICNFFIEKSRDFLYGQEVMRGLLLDPAQVLDDVQVVTLTLQTLKDKYIHHRMLLEQEDGGLHRWEFPSHLVFSRLDDFLIRLQSIQDVFRVRLQIQLEQVVVAGGRGRIWTAAVQGVCRDFLRQLQVLADCKSDATEPADESFAQQAASFQEHVSHLEARLVSILRGALNECPLPSAAVKVITIFGPLLQRPAIRNQLRPQLSKLVDMVLRELDRAQALVKIKGKKAVSSKFSTSPAVTLRWTKQVMLRANNVLQNFQAVQHLCVESCETVRHKFQKIADLLLDIRSSVRQAWSRQLDQDAAAVLKLSLIQEEEQQQQLAVLGIPCGQKLEGLLRDIKEARWEKDLELRPETAEILQSRRDIAKSYLSLTNIVSSYNQVVEEALPVELPLIRDGLEEQRRSLLELQHSTWTSKGVHELMEQKRQSLAVFFASVNEARANMAALVTIMEGWAALPLLSRSGDFLERGVATEQSYARVREDGEEVIRLIKESSVRYGVKDESSPEWMAYLEHADQVVQDGVLQMLLCSLNFLSQNTSPSSSGGALLQVSLQLQPTGSVFDPSLTSDLTEVLKSFISDVLAAAALPPRLAGAHRGNYQEALRDNAELAELEKEVMQHLQEVNQEAERLRAKLDRFSPLWLSPKRSVMQEFLTYGRRLDKREEEVDKVPPTLADFQREINNLQKQLSEMNALEDYDLVHGWLQVDLQPFKDGLRLFINNWISLYTQHLLKLVRHSMSRRNDDDDEEGGDKSAGRNFPLTETIMLLETVNVEVPEIITLLQTGGHLVAETDTEEAQRR, from the exons ATGACAACGAGGACAGGTCAGGACGCAATGGCGAGTCCGAGGGCGGCCACTTGTCACGTTGCCGCTGATGGCGCAGGTCACACGCTCTCTTCTCGAGACAGGGAGACGTGCGACGTGAAGCTGCTGCACGCCTGCGAGTTGGTCATCATCGAGTGGGCTGGACTGGTGTCGGAGTTATTGCAACGGAACCCAGCCCAGGCGCTCCTGGATGGACTCAAACCTCCACCATCGGAGGAGTTCAACTTCTGGAGCAACAGACTCCGGAACCTGGAGCTCATCCTGCAGCAG ATGTCGAGTGACAGCGCCCAGCAGGTGGCGTCCTTACTTCAGTCTGCCCAGGGGGCCTACAGCGCCACCCTGAAAGAGATTCATGCCGACGTCCAAAAAGGTAAAAAGGAGCCGCCGACCCGGAACCGGGCCGGACTTGAGCTAACCTGTCAGCCCTCAGGACTGGCCGAGGCCCAGGACGCCAACGACAACCTTGCGCCTCTGCAGCATCaggtggaggagctggagcagCTGGATTATCCGCAG CTGAAGGACAACATGGCCGTCGTGATGGAGAAGGTCCATCAGGTGTGGATCAGGTCGCGCTTTCACTGCAAGCCCTGCTGGATCGTCGTCCTCCTGGAGGAGATTTGCAACTTCTTCATCGAGAAA AGCAGAGACTTCCTGTACGGACAGGAAGTGATGCGCGGCCTGCTTTTGGATCCTGCGCAAGTTCTGGATGATGTCCAAGTGGTGACCTTGACCTTGCAAACTCTCAAGGACAAATATATCCACCACAGGATGCTGCTGGAACAGGAG GACGGAGGTTTGCACCGCTGGGAGTTTCCATCTCATCTGGTCTTCTCTCGTTTGGATGACTTCCTGATTCGCCTGCAAAGCATCCAG GACGTGTTCCGCGTGCGCCTTCAGATCCAGCTGGAGCAGGTTGTGGTGGCCGGCGGTCGCGGGCGGATATGGACTGCCGCCGTGCAAGGCGTGTGCCGAGACTTCCTGCGCCAGCTGCAAGTCCTGGCCGACTGCAAGAGCGACGCCACCGAGCCCGCCGATGAG AGCTTTGCGCAGCAGGCCGCTTCCTTCCAGGAGCACGTGTCCCACCTGGAGGCTCGCTTGGTGTCCATTTTGCGAGGGGCGCTTAACGAATGCCCGCTGCCGTCCGCCGCCGTCAAGGTTATCACCATATTTGGGCCGCTGCTGCAGCGCCCCGCCATCCGGAACCAGCTGCGCCCTCAGCTCTCCAAGCTGGTGGACATGGTCCTGCGGGAACTGGACAGGGCGCAGGCGCTGGTTAAGATTAAGGGCAAGAAAGCGGTCTCGTCCAAATTCAGCACGTCGCCGGCCGTCACCCTCAGATGGACCAAGCAAGTCATGCTCAGGGCCAACAATGTTCTGCAAAACTTCCAGGCAGTCCAACATCT GTGTGTGGAGTCATGCGAGACGGTGCGTCACAAGTTCCAGAAGATCGCCGACCTGCTGCTGGACATCCGAAGCTCCGTGCGTCAGGCGTGGAGCCGCCAGCTGGACCAAGACGCCGCTGCCGTCCTCAAGCTTTCGCTGAtccaggaggaggagcagcagcagcagctcgccGTTTTGGGAATCCCCTGCGGACAAAAG CTGGAGGGGCTGCTGAGGGACATCAAAGAGGCTCGTTGGGAGAAGGATCTGGAGCTCCGTCCCGAGACTGCTGAAATTTTGCAGAGCAGACGAGACATCGCCAAAAGTTATCTGAGTCTTACCAACATCGTGTCCTCCTACAACCAG gtggtggaggaggctCTGCCTGTGGAGCTTCCTCTAATCCGGGATGGGCTGGAGGAGCAGAGGCGGAGTCTGTTGGAGCTACAACATAGCACCTGGACCAGtaaag GTGTCCACGAATTGATGGAGCAGAAGAGGCAGAGCTTGGCGGTCTTCTTTGCCTCCGTGAACGAAGCGCGAGCCAACATGGCCGCCTTGGTGACCATCATGGAG GGCTGGGCGGCACTTCCCCTGCTCAGTCGCTCAGGAGACTTCCTGGAGCGGGGCGTAGCTACGGAACAGAGCTACGCGCGTGTGCGGGAGGACGGCGAGGAGGTCATTCGTCTGATCAAG GAGAGCTCGGTCCGGTACGGCGTGAAGGACGAATCGTCGCCCGAGTGGATGGCCTACCTGGAGCACGCGgaccaggtggtgcaggacgGCGTCCTGCAGATGCTGCTATGCTCGCTCAACTTCCTGTCGCAGAACACATCGCCCTCG agTTCCGGGGGCGCCTTGCTGCAGGTGTCGCTGCAGCTGCAGCCAACAGGAAGCGTCTTCGATCCGTCCCTGACCTCTGACCTGACCGAGGTCCTCAAGTCCTTCATCTCTGATGTCCTCGCGGCCGCCGCTCTGCCACCCCGGCTCGCCGGCGCTCACCGAGGCAACTATCAG GAGGCGCTGCGGGACAACGCCGAGCTAGCCGAGCTGGAAAAGGAAGTGATGCAGCACTTGCAGGAGGTCAACCAGGAGGCAGAACGCCTGAGGGCCAAACTGGACCGCTTCTCGCCGCTGTGGCTGAGTCCCAAACGCAGTGTCATGCAAGAATTCCTCACGTACGGCAGGAGGCTGGACAAGCGCGAAGAGGAGGTGGACAAGGTCCCGCCCACGCTGGCCGACTTCCAACGAGAG ATCAACAACCTACAGAAGCAGCTCTCGGAGATGAACGCGCTGGAGGACTACGACCTGGTCCACGGCTGGCTGCAGGTCGACCTCCAACCTTTTAAAGACGGCCTTCGCCTCTTCATCAACAACTGGATCAGCTTGTACACGCAGCACCTCCTCAAGCTGGTCCGTCACAG CATGTCCCGGCGCAACGACGATGACGATGAAGAAGGCGGCGACAAGTCTGCGGGGCGCAACTTCCCCCTGACGGAAACCATCATGCTCCTGGAGACGGTCAACGTGGAAGTACCCGAAATCATCACGCTGCTGCAG ACGGGCGGCCATCTGGTGGCGGAAACCGACACGGAAGAGGCACAAAGAAGATGA
- the tmub1 gene encoding transmembrane and ubiquitin-like domain-containing protein 1, translating into MVLIEGVGDEVTLLLVALTAAAVLLLAWASTRTSEPPPPLHPASPRAASPPDQPPASTTEGPAPDGDFQRNMVLRLKFLNDTERTAHVKPQDTIGYIKRTYFAGQERHVRLIYQGQLLQDDGATLETLHLAHNCVLHCHVSSQRTAAVPVPPEGAVGTGIARVRATLNAGGLMVPLLGLALAVLWYCQIQYRHLFTAPASALLLGLTVFLSLLAFGAYRH; encoded by the exons ATGGTTTTGATCGAGGGCGTGGGCGATGAGGTGACGCTCCTGCTGGTTGCGCTGACGGCGGCGgccgtgctgctgctggcctGGGCCTCCACCCGCACCTCGGAGCCACCGCCCCCGCTCCACCCCGCCTCTCCTCGGGCTGCCTCTCCTCCAGACCAGCCCCCCGCCTCCACCACGGAAGGGCCGGCGCCTGACGGCGACTTCCAGAGGAACATGGTACTCAGACTCAAGTTCCTTAACGACACGGAGAGAACGGCGCACGTCAAGCCCCAGGACACCATCGGCTACATCAAGAG GACCTACTTTGCGGGCCAGGAGCGACACGTACGTCTCATCTACCAAGGTCAGCTGCTGCAGGACGACGGTGCCACGCTGGAGACGCTCCACCTGGCGCACAACTGCGTGCTGCACTGTCATGTCTCCTCGCAGCGCACGGCAGCGGTGCCGGTTCCGCCCGAGGGGGCAGTAGGGACGGGTATTGCGCGGGTCCGGGCAACACTGAATGCCGGCGGCCTGATGGTGCCGCTGCTGGGGCTGGCGCTGGCCGTGCTGTGGTATTGCCAGATCCAGTACCGCCACCTGTTCACGGCGCCGGCGTCCGCCTTGCTGCTGGGCCTCACCGTCTTCCTCAGCCTGCTGGCCTTCGGCGCGTACCGCCACTAG